The genomic interval TTCTTTTGTTCACTGCACAATGAGGAGGAGCTCCGACTCCAACTATGTTGCGATTAATTGTGCTCAGTGCCCTCCTATTATGCCCCATCCCGGCAGTGAACTTTCCATTTCCTGGATTAAATCCACCTACATTTTGATCGCTCAATTATTTAGACTAGAATTTGAAACCTTTAAATCTTAGGTACAAAGTGTACCAAATAAATAATCTAAATTCAGATCCTGGAGGAGGCAGAGACTCATAACCAGTTTGAAACTCTAATTACCCTGAATATTTGAATCGCTGAATACACCAGGATGATTCTCATCTGACCCGACCATTTTGACTCTCTGCAAAGAACAGCCTACAGACAGTAAGAAGATCCGATTAGCCCGAAAAAGCAAACTCTCAAAgaaatccaaaaaatcaaagtcAAAAACCCATGCACCAAAAAGCAAAATTCCATCGAAAGCAATTCTTCAAATTACacgaaacaaaaaaaaaaaaagaaaaagaaaaaaagagaggaggAAATAGATCAACAAAGAAAACGTAGATCTTCAAATCAGAAAACTCAAACCTGCTAATCAAGAATCCTTCAAGAACCCGTCCTGATTCGATCAAGCAACGAAACGAACAAGAGAGAGACCAGTCATCGTAAAGCTCCACCGAATCGGGCAATGGAGCGTTTGATCGTGAAGTCTCTCTCCCTGAacccctttctcttctctctttctctactgGTTTTCTTCGCTAGGAATGATTGGTTTTCTTCGCTAGGAATGGAATCATCTaccaagaaaggaagaagaaaatccaAAATCAGTGTAACTGGATACCGAGATTGAGTCGGAAACAGCGGATATATGTCTGGTCATGCCCCCTTGTGTATTTTTGAAACCAACGGATAGTAAATCGTGGCCGTCCGATGCCCTTGATGGAAAATCGCGTTGTTCCACATCATAGCGGAGCCCTTAACGGTTAGCTCACCCTCACATccctttcaaaattttatttttatttttattttatttttatttttcttttttcctttttactgtTGTTTGGTATGTGCTATTAAAAGCATCgcttttattattatgtttgattCTTTTATTGCTGTTAGTAGCTGATAGGATGCATAATGAGATCTGGTAAGAAttctttattctttattatttatttgtgcttttatttcttatttttcaatcatAAGTATAACCACCTTAAATTTGGATTCTTCTGATTATTaatattagtattttttatttttcttgaatttctttgaCACCTTTAAGGttttgttaaattataatttttactccTCACGTTCTAAAATTACACTAACAACCCTccaattaaaaatttgtataattttataaaatttcaagGGCATCttgtttaatattttcaaatctcAGGGAttcatttttaaacaatataGCTAGTGTAATTCTTAAAAATGAAAGGTGCTCTTgatatttatatcaaattttaggGGTGCTActgtaatttatcttaatttttactAAACAATTGTGCTCATCATCCGTGGTCTTGCCACgttaaattgtttttttttttaacttttttttattgccCCCATATTATTATGGTAGTATTGGTAAGATGATATTAGGGCTGGTTGACTAGATCATTACTAGAGATAAAgagaattttaatatatttaatattcaaattataaaaatatagagtctattttttaattaattaattaatgtagaTTCATAAAagattaatcaattaaaaattaaaattcaccttaccaaatatatataagttagaatagaaataaagttaaaaaaaagatttaagaagggaaacaaagaaaaataagaaataaagagaaaatgataaaaatataagggtatttatgattattttttaatatttaactaaGGAGAAAAGTTGCAATTAGCTTTAAATCTCGGACATATTTACTGTATTTTACCAAACATGAAAGGTagcttttattattatcttaaattttatggGTACACAtgtaatttttccaaaataaaagtAGAATGTTTGACTAGGGATTTGGCATGGTTCAGGCATCATGCATTAAGATCAAACGATTTGATCAGGGATCGGACGGCCAGAATGGGAAGGTGGACAAAGTCTTTTCTTCAATTGAAAGCAACGTAGCAAAACTATGTCTCTGATTCTGTGCTCAATATTTTCCTGACAAAGGCAGGCTGACAGCTGGCATCTCTGCAGTGCACAGCACACGCAGCTCTGAGGGAGCCGTTGCGTTATTCCTCCGTGGCCCTTAACacctaatttttattaaaaaactaataaaatttaaaaagtgaaGTGCTaactacaataaataaatatatgcattttaaataaaatatatttattatctaatCATTTTTATTGATTACGAATAATGTgtttaaaaggaaaatatatttattattaacaaatgaaaatatttaaaaatttaaaaaatatatttttcattattataaAGGTAATAATGAACattggaatttaaattaaaataataaaatcataaaataaaaataatgtagaCTTGATATTATAGGATgctaaataaatgaatttgaatgattatataaataaatttaattatttaccaTCTTTTATTCGATTAAgaacatttttagttttgttacAAGACTTTCAAAGTTTGTAAAATATGCTTTtgcaagaatttttttttgtttcaaaataattctatctttttattttttatttatatctttttattattaaaatatttatcaactaATCCATCTAAAAAAGATAAGGACCAATATTAGAAGCCTAACATAAAAGATAAGGACCAATCTTGGGAGCATTTAGATCCACCATATGACAATGCATCACACTCTtattttcatgtacataactTCAAAATAACTTAGCAATATGTTCTTGAAATCACGTTCGAaccatattttgaaattatgttccaaataaaatttttaacaaaatttgtgttacattatttttaattaaattatataaggACTAATCTTAGGAGCATTTAGATCCATCATATGATAATACATCACATTCTTATTTTTATGTACATAACTTCAGAATAACTTAGTAATATGTTCTTGAAATTATATTCGGACCATATCTTAAAATTAtatctcaaataatttttttaacaaaatttgtgTTACgttattcttaattaaattatataaattttaaatattttgaaaaaagaaaaaacaaaatatttactCTATTATCTTTTTCATAATTATGCTCTATTTGTCTCAACACATTGAAATTTACTCCAAAGAACAAAATTCCGGCAATTACAAGAATTTGACAAGCAATGTATTGGGCCCCCACCTTCCCAACAACATCAAGtaccaaaaatttcaagatcCTACTTCTActctttataattaaataatataaaaaaatgtaaaaaaaacatCTTTATTACCCATATcccatattataaaaaataagtatagtctgaactaaaaataaatatttaaattatagtaAATTTCATGTCTGTCTCTGTAATTATTCATGACtttgtatcatattttaattaatatatatttatatattttataaaaataaatcccAATCCAACTCGAATGGTGACCATCCCTCATTTTACCAgattggggttttttttttattttttattttgaaataaataatctGTGATTGCATGAAATTCTGATAGCCACGTCATATAatgagataaataataaattaaatgaaaattttagaaaacattTTGGACCTCAAATTGGAGTTGACTTTGGGAATGATCCGTTGTGGGAAAAATCTGTTAAACGAACTTTTAAAAAAGCCTCTTCTAGTTCTATATTTATTGAAGAAGTTCCCTTTCCCGCGAAATGAGGAGTCGAAACCGAAAAGGTCGCTCCAATCCACCATTaaaccaaaagaaagaaaacaaaggttGTTCCTCACACTTATGAATTGCGCAAGAAATCGCCATTAATCTCCTGATCAGGCCTCCTGCTGTGTGGTCCCCTTCCTTCTGCCAATCAGACGATCCAAATCATTGGCAGCATAGGAACATTCACTTTTAACTATGTTGAAGACCACCCAGACGCTAGCTGCAGCTGGAGAGGGAAAGACTGGGAGCGAAAGAGGGTTCTTGGAGGAAGAAGGTGGATTGGATCCCGTAAATGCCAATGACAAGATGGACTTGATTCAAGAACTCATTGCCATGGTCGACTCTGTCCATTCCATTGGCGAGTTTAGGAAGACGCAGAAGAAAGAGGCCTGTGTTCTCATGCGGCGACTCAAGCTCTTGTTACCTCTTCTGGAGGAGATTAGGGATGGCGAGCCGGTTCCGGAGGCAGCCATGGTTTGTTTGAGTAATCTCAAGAAGGCGTTTGTTGCGGCCAGGAAATTATTGAAGATGTGTACTGAGGGCAGCAAGATTTTTCTGGTTTGGTTCCTGTCAATGACTGTTACTTCTTTCGCTTTTGAATTGGGAGTTCTTGTCAATGACCTTTATCTGTTTGATGATTTTCCTAAACCAGGCATTTGAAAGCGAGGAAGTCATGGTTAGGTTTCGTTCGGTTTATGAGAAACTAAGCCAAGCTTTTGATGGAATGCCTTACAATGAGATTGGCATTTCAGAGGAAGTGAAAGAACAGGTAGTGacatgtttcttttcttttttgttttggttctttttttttttttttcctggatTTGTGAAAGGattggaaagagaaaaaaaaaaaaatagatatacaCACAGTTTCATTAGCTTAATTTCGAATCGCAATCATtatcaaaggaaaatgaattgaaattatCTCTAATGTTGTCTTTGTTCATTTCCTCAATTCATTGTTCAGTTTATTACTCATCTACATATTTGGTTTCCTGGTTTTAGGCAAGATTAACCTAATGGTAATGTGTACTTTTTGTTCCCAACAATTCCATTGTCTCAAAAGATATGCTAATGATAGGGATTTTTCAAATGTGCATGGTATGTTGGTTCGGGATCCCTCAAATATGTGTAAATGTATTCTTCCAGGTTGAGCTAATGCGGCTGCAACTTAAGAGAGCAAAAAAGCGATCAGATACTCAAGATATGGAGCTTGCAATGGACATGATGGTTATCCTATCCACAAAAGAGGACATAAATGGAGATAGAGCAAGCATAGAGAGGCTGGCCAACAGTCTCGGCCTACATACCATTGGGGACCTAAGGGTAGAAACTCAAGCTGTACGGGAACTTACAAGAGAAAGACCCCAAAATACTGAAAGCAACCGGCAACTCATAGATCTGTTGAGCAAATTCAAACGAATTGCAGGACTTGAAGATAATGATGTTCTTGATGATCCTGCTGAGCCTAAAACTTTGGCAAAGTCTCCTTCTTTGGCAATCCCTAATGACTTCCTTTGTCCTATCACATTAGAGATAATGACAGACCCTGTCATTATTGCAACTGGACAGGTGATCCCACATGCTAAAATTGACTTCTTTAGATCACTTGTTCCAATTAGTGCTAGAAACAAATTTAGTACTTTAAATTAGCACAAAGCCTGTCAAGTTAAAGAGCTATTAATCCTAGAAATTGCAGCGGCTTCTTGTTTTGTCATTCAAAAAGTACTAGATTACTGAATTCTTGGTTTTGGCAGACATATGAACGAGAAAGCATACAGAAGTGGTTGGATTCTGATCATCGAACCTGCCCAAAGACTGGGCAAGTTTTGTCTCACTTGTCACTAGCACCAAACTTTGCTCTTCGAAATTTGATTCTGCAATGGTGTGAGAAGAACAATTTTCAGCTCCCCAAGAAGGAAGCTCCTACAAGCTCCTCTGTGGAATGTAATGAAGAGATCTCTTCCTTGGTTCAAAACCTATCTTCTAGTCACTTAGGAGAGCAGAGAAAGGCCGTGAGAAAGATCCGAACACTCACCAAAGATCGTCCAGAAAGCCGAGTTTCAATAGCCAACAGTGGAGCAATCCCACCACTTGTTTGCCTTCTGTCCTATCCGGATTCAAAGATCCAAGAGGATGCGGTTACAGCGCTGTTAAACTTGTCCATTGATGAAACAAACAAGAAACTCATAACCCAAGAGGAGCCCATTCCAGCCATAGTTGAAGTCCTTCAGCGTGGAACCGTGGGAGGCAAAGAGAATTCTGCAGCAGCTTTGTTCAGCTTATCGATGTTGGATgaaaataaagcaaaaataGGGCTATTAAATGGCATACCACCCCTGGTGGATTTGCTTCAGACTGGGACAATCAGAGGCAAAAAAGATGCCGTCACTGCTCTGTTTAACCTCTGCCTATGCAATGCGAACAAGGACAGGGCTGTTGAGGCCGGGATCATTGCATCAGCAATCGAATTGCTCAAGAACAGGACCTTGGACATGGTTGATCAGTCCCTCTCATTGCTGCTGCTTCTTGCCTCACATCCAGTTGGGAGGAAAGCGCTCGAACAGCTATCAGTTGTTCAGATTCTTGTGAGTTTCATCAAAGAAGGGACCCCCAAGAACAGGGAGTGTGCAACAGCTGTACTGCTCGAGTTGTGTTTGAAGAATTCAAACATCATTCTAGCTGCTCTTCAGGAAGGTGTGTATGAAGATATGGTGGAACTTTGCAAGAATGGGACCAATAGAGGCCAGAGGAAAGCTAGTGCACTTTTGCAGCTGATGACCAAGTCTGAACAAATTCCTTGGTGATTCGGATAAGGTAGAGAAGTAACTTAAGGGTGGCGAGTTAGCACTTTCTTCTCTCCTAATTGCTTTGTAAAATCTGACTTGTTAATCATAATGCCAGAGGTTGAAGCATCAGAAAAGAAGATTTGTCGAGCATGCTGTGTATTTTACTCATTGATCAACTTTTTGTTGCCTTATTTGATGTTGTAAGCTTGAAACTTGAAACCAAAAGGAAAATGCTTAAATTTGGAACATCTTGACTCTGCGTACTCAACCAATAACACCACTTTGATATCTCTTGTCCTGCACCACCAACATGATGAAGTTACCTTAAGATGTTCCTTAGCCCTTAATTATTCAAAGAGCCTTACAGTTTTATGCCTAGACTATTAAATACCTATGACCAACTAGTAGTTTCTCGTGGTTAGTTGCCTATAGTAACCACGTTCAATAGGTAGCAATTGCATGGGGGAGTCATGGCCAAGAGCAACTGGTTGAGATTATTTCACATGCCCTTCTTTGTTTTATGTCACAATTTATTATTCGTGTCATATCCATCTATATTATACTTAAAAATAGATTTGAACACtagtcttttcaaaatttttattatttttaattctataaataaaacaataaaataaaataaaaaatagagaacATGATAGTTACTTCAACTTagaatttttgttaaaaaagaaaagaatgtttCTTATTATATAGTaccaaaaagacaaaatatccTAGAAGAAATATTCCAGATTAAATACTAATGTGTCATTCATCCTAGGTACAACATTTGAGAATTGACATGACAAAGTGTCATTGACTAACTTATTTTATAACAACGGAACCTAATTTTTCATCAACATAATTTATTCGGCATTTGTTTAAGTTATGATATcatgattttatttaaactttttcGTACATTTTAAAAAACACAATAGAACATAGAGTTGTAAATCCATTATGCTATATTGCTCCACTTTTCCATTGATCTTAAGAGGCTCCCCTTGATAATATCAAATTTTTCCTAAGTCAGATTGCAtctttcttgaaaaaatatagaatgagtaacccaaaaagaaaaggttaaAGATGGACGGTAAATATAAAAGCATAGCTAtcaagttattttaataatattattgtatataGGTAGTGGTAATTACTTGGAAATACATATAAGGGACTGATGTTGGATGATTTAATTGAATGGCATCCTTGTGATGACGAGACGTACCCATTCCTTTGCTATTGTTAAGTTCTCAACGAAGATTGAAGGGGCTGGGAATGGACCCAATGGTTCATAGTTGTGAGGATCGAACAAAAAATAGTGATGttttctaaatattattttaaaaatgaatgatGTTTAGGTATAAAATTAGAATAGAAAATTaggaaatatattttgaaattaaagggGGACTTAACATCTCTACATCACTTATTtagatttaagatttttttttttatcataattcaGTTTCTTAATAATCTCAAAAAGTGCAAATATTTCCAATTAATGGAAGATAT from Diospyros lotus cultivar Yz01 chromosome 8, ASM1463336v1, whole genome shotgun sequence carries:
- the LOC127808020 gene encoding U-box domain-containing protein 15, with the translated sequence MLKTTQTLAAAGEGKTGSERGFLEEEGGLDPVNANDKMDLIQELIAMVDSVHSIGEFRKTQKKEACVLMRRLKLLLPLLEEIRDGEPVPEAAMVCLSNLKKAFVAARKLLKMCTEGSKIFLAFESEEVMVRFRSVYEKLSQAFDGMPYNEIGISEEVKEQVELMRLQLKRAKKRSDTQDMELAMDMMVILSTKEDINGDRASIERLANSLGLHTIGDLRVETQAVRELTRERPQNTESNRQLIDLLSKFKRIAGLEDNDVLDDPAEPKTLAKSPSLAIPNDFLCPITLEIMTDPVIIATGQTYERESIQKWLDSDHRTCPKTGQVLSHLSLAPNFALRNLILQWCEKNNFQLPKKEAPTSSSVECNEEISSLVQNLSSSHLGEQRKAVRKIRTLTKDRPESRVSIANSGAIPPLVCLLSYPDSKIQEDAVTALLNLSIDETNKKLITQEEPIPAIVEVLQRGTVGGKENSAAALFSLSMLDENKAKIGLLNGIPPLVDLLQTGTIRGKKDAVTALFNLCLCNANKDRAVEAGIIASAIELLKNRTLDMVDQSLSLLLLLASHPVGRKALEQLSVVQILVSFIKEGTPKNRECATAVLLELCLKNSNIILAALQEGVYEDMVELCKNGTNRGQRKASALLQLMTKSEQIPW